A window of Ferrimicrobium sp. genomic DNA:
GTGCGTGATGGCCTTGCGTCGACGACGCCACAGTGGAGCCACAGTTGATCGCCAGCTCGTACTGGCGCAAGCCACTGTAGGCTGTCAAGACCCGGCGAACCGAGGCTAGATTCGGGTGACAGGTAATTGGCGACGAGCTCTCTCATCGCCAAGACACAGGTGAACCAACCGCTAGCGATGATTCCTCCATAGATGCTCTGTTGTGCCGCTTGTGCATCGATATGAAATGGCTGTGGATCCCACTGGCGCGCGAACGTGATCATCTCTTCTTCGTCGACCGCAATGGGGCCATAGCGAACTTCGTCACCAATGGTGTAGTCCTCAAAGAAGTGTGTCGCCATGTGCTCTAGTCTAACCAGCTCGAGAGGAGGGGGGCTGGCGTGAGACGTCGCTAGTCTTGCTGAGGAGGGAGAAGAACCCCAAGCTTTGCAGCGAGTTCCTGATCGGTGGGTTCAACGAGAAAACTACCATCCTCGAAGACGATCGTGGGGATGTGGGGCTCACCACCCTGAAGTTCGCGGATGTGTGCTTTGCCAGCCTCATCAGCATCGGTATCTATCCAGGTGAAGGCCGTTCCCGTTTGCAACAAGAGCTCCTTGGAACGCCTGCAATCTGGACACCAGTCGGCGCCGTATACTACGAGGGCCATTGCTCATTACCTCCTTCGAGCGGAGCGCGAGGGCTTCGTCGGTAGTTCATTGCTTACTGTCATGGACTCAGTTGTTCGCTTAAGATGATTGCCCCGGTCGTCTCGCCTTTGCGCGTGCGGCACCCTCCAGGATAACCTTTCGTACCCGCACTTGCGTAGGCGTCACCTCGACGCACTCGTCATCGGTGATGAGTTCGAGAGCTGATTCGAGCGTGAGGGGAATGGGCGGGACGAGGCGGACGAGTTCATCTGCCGTCGAAGAGCGGACGTTGGTGAGCTTCTTCTCTTTGGTGGGGTTCACGTCCATGTCCCCAGGTCTTGCGTTGATCCCGATGACCATACCCTCGTAGACCTGATCCTGGGGAGAGACGAAGAGTTCGCCACGTTCTTGCAGGTTTAAAAGGGCGTAGGTCATTGCTACGCCAGTGCGGTCTGATACCAGACTTCCCTGACTTCTTGGCTTTATCTCGCCAACTACTGGTCCCCACTTCTCAAAGGTGTGATGGATGATTGCGCTGCCCCGGGTCGCGGAGAGGAGTTCACTACGGATACCGAGGAGCCCTCGAGACGGGATCAGGTAACTTGCACGCATCCACCCAGATGCCATTTGGTGCATCGAGTCGAGTGTCGCTCGCCGCATTGAGACGATCTGCGTGAGTGAGCCAAAGTACTCGTCGGGTACGTCGACCTCAAGCAACTCGAATGGTTCAAAGATTTGGCCATCGACCAGCATGGTGAGTGCTTTTGGTTTTGAAACGGTCAGTTCAAAGCCTTCTCGACGCATGAGCTCGATCAGGACTGCGAGTGCGAGTTCCCCTCTGCCCTGCACCTCAAAGGTGTCGTTGCGCTCAGTTGGGACGACTTTGATCGCAACATTTCCGATGGTCTCCTGTGCGAGTCGTGAGCTGATCAAACGAGCGGTGAGTTTTTTACCTTCCTTGCCTGCCAAGGGTGAGGTGTTGACGCCAATCGTCATTGAGATGGCTGGCTCTTCGATGGTGAGTGGTGGCAGTGCACTGGGTGCCTCAGAGTCAGCGATTGTCTCGCCGATATTGACGTCCTCAAGCCCAGCGACGATGGCGAGCTCACCCGCGGCAACCTCGTCAACGGCGATGCGTTCCAGGTAGTGAGTAATGAACAACTCACCCAGTCGTATCCGCGTCTGTGTCCCGTCGATGTGGATGCGCGTGACGTTAGCTCCGCGCTTCAACGAACCGGCAAAGACGCGGCAGATAGCGAGTCTACCGAGATATGGAGATGCATCGAGGTTGGTGACCTGGGCCTGCAACGGAGCGTCTGGTAGGGCAAGAGGGGCGGGAATGGTCTCGATGATGGCCCGAAACAAGGGGGTCAAATCCTCCTCGAGTTGATCTGCCGCGAGGCCGGCCACTCCTTGCTTCGCCGATGCGTAGATGACCGGGAACTCGATCTGGTCTTCATCGGCACCGAGTTCGATAAAGAGCCCCAAGATCTCGTCCAACACCTCGCTTGGACGCGAGTCCGGACGGTCAACTTTGTTGATGACCACGATGACAGGGAGCTTTCGCTCAAGGGCTTTGCGGAGGACGAAACGGGTCTGCGGTAGCGGACCCTCTGCAGCATCTACCAACATCAGCACTCCGTCGACCATGAAGAGCGCCCGCTCCACTTCGCCGCCGAAGTCAGCGTGCCCTGGCGTGTCCACGAGATTGATCTTGTAATCCTCGAAGAATACCGAGGTATTCTTGGCAAGAATCGTGATGCCCTTTTCTCGTTCTAGATCCATCGAGTCCATAATGCGATCCTCGATGGCTTGGTTCTCCCGGAATGCTCCCGATTGACGAAGGAGTTTGTCGACAAGGGTTGTCTTTCCGTGGTCGACGTGGGCGATGATAGCAACGTTACGTAACTCGTTGGGCACTGTGGTGAATACTCCTCTTAATTGGGCGTGTCGGTCTCGGGCATGGTGGAATGGGTCGGACGATGATCTAGGCGCCGGTGTTCTTCTGAGTTCTTTTGAACTCACGCTCGACATCGAGCCAGGTGATCGGCTCCGGGTCTGCACCCAGATCCTCTTGCTTTTGCGCCCTAACCATTATAGCGACAGCGACGGTCCAGAGAATCCCGAAGTCGATGAGCTTCGGTATTGCTCCAGCCAACTGCTGGTCCCCGACCTCTGATACGCCGAAGATGAGATGGATGTTGGTGGCAAAAATTGGGTAGAAGGAGTGGTGGGAGAAGATGAGTACAAAAGCGGGGAATGTGGGGAGAAGGCTTTGTGCGAACAGATACAACACTCGCCCACCGGTCGAGAGCTTGCGTGTTCCCGGATTGAGCCTGAGGGCAGGAATCCACATGAGCGCCCCGATGACCACAAAGGCCACTTGCAGATAGACGTAGACGATCAGCGAAGTGGCTTGCGCCTCGACGATGACCGCAAGCATAGAGAGGACGAAGAGGGCGGTATAGAGAATCGTGGTCAGGATCGGTGAGGTGAGTAACTCGAGGAGGGCATCCACTAAGGGAGTCTCTGTCAGTCGGTGGAACAACCAATGGGGAATGCCAAGGAGTAGGAGAGGAACGGCGACCAGCTCAATCAGCATGTTGTGCGTGAGGTAGGCGAGGCTCGAGACGTAGCGGGCAAGCTCAAGCGAGGGCCAACTCTCCATCAGTGCGAGTAGAACGAGGCCGCTCAGGAACAGCGCGTGTTGTCGTGGAGTCACTGCGTCACGAAGTCGAACATGGAGCGGTGAGTTGCTCAGCCGACTCGCTATCTTGGGGATCAGCCAATAGTAAAAGAGTCCTCCAAGCAAGAGGACAATAGCCCCTCCGTATGGAGGGGTGATGCGAAGTACGGCTTCGCCCGTGACGGTGCCTAGCACCTCATTCCTCCCAGCGACACACATCCCTTTTGCAAGGGTCCCTTACCTAAGGGTTACCCCGTAAGTTTAGGCTGATGTTGTGGCGAACGAGAACTTCGACGTTTCATCGTCGTGCCGGATCGATGGGTAGGGAGGAAGCGCCGATGTTGGGATGCCAAACGGCGGCGGGAATTTTGACGCAGAAAGGCTGGTGCGGATGGCCTCCGACCCCTTGATCAGGCTGGTCAATCTCTTTGAACTCCTGAGCACGACGCACGAACCGCTGACCCAAGAGATGATCACCGATCTCGTGCCGGGGTTTCCTGAGTCGCCCAGTGCTCGTGCACGCGCCTTTGAACGAGCCAAGGCAAGCTTGCGTGAGATTGGCATCCCCCTTCGGACCGTGACATTGCCCGGTCGGTCCCAGGTTGGTTATCAGATTGACGCTGAGGATATTCAGTTTGACCTCGATCTTACTCGGGCTGAATGGGCAGCGCTTGAGGCGGCACTTGGTTGTGCCGTCTTCGTCGGCCAGCACGGTCGACATTTTGAAACCCGTCTCGGCTTGCTGTATCGACAGGCAGCTCCAATCGTCTGGGGAATGGGAGAACTCGCCCATCTCAACCCCGATCTCGGTCGGGCTATCGCGGAGTCACGGCGTGTGCGCTTCTTCTATCGTGGTCGCGAGCGTGATGTCTTCCCCTTTGGGGTGCTCATGCGTTGGGGACACGCCTATCTGGTCGCCGATGAGGGAGGACACCAAAAGAGCTTTCGCACTGACCGCATCGAACCTCCTTACCTCCTTGGCCCCCTTGACGAACACCTCAGACCTGCCGATCTCCGGTCTGCATTGCCCGAACATCCGTGGCTGCTAGAGGTTGACCAAAGGGTTGCCGTCATGCTGGTTGGATCGCCAGCGCAGCTTGCGTCCCTTGGTGCCACGCTCGTTGGAGATGCTCCGATCATGACCACCGAAGGTCTGGTGCTAGATGCCCAAGCGTTGGTATATGGGCGTGTCGAGGTCTCAAATGTTGGCGCTCTCCTCTCCGACCTACTGATGGAGTCGTATCCGGTGATCCCGGTGGCCCCTGCCGAGATTCGTGAGCGCTTTGTGCAGCAAGTCCGGGCCGTCTGGGCCTCGCTGGATGTGGGATTGGTCGCCGGTGAGGTCCAGGCCATGGCACCGCGGGCGAACTCACGACAGCCTAGTCGCGTGAACCGTACCCTGGAGGATCGCTTTCTCGCGGTCCAGGGCCTACTCTCGTATCTGCGGGTCAATGGCGGGTCGGCGACGATCGTGAACTTGGCCGATGTCTCTGGCTTGGAGCCGAGTGAGGTGGTGGAGCTCTTGGAGACTGCTTCGCTGGCAGGACTGCCGCCCTACAGCCCCGACGTGCTCTTGGACGTGGTGGTCGACGAGGAGTTTGATCTTGTCGAGGTCTCTGTTGATACTGGTCTCGGTCGAAGTCAGCGGATCGATGTGGTCGAGGCGATGACCGTCCTCGCGACACTCGAGGCGGTGACGAGCATCATGGATGGGGAGGTTCCCGAACTCCAGCGCGCTTCAGAGAAGCTCCGGTATGCTATTCGAGGACAACTATTGCGATCAGGAGAGGTGGCGAACTCTGATGACCCACCGGAAGCGGTGGCACTTCTCCGACGGGCTATCGCTGAACCTGAATGTGTCGAGCTCGACTACACCGATGCCGAAGGCCGCATGAGTCATCGACACCTACTCGCCATCAGCCTGTTTGTGCTGGCGGGTCGATGGTATCTCTACGGCCTCTCCGATGGTCAGCAGCGTCACTTTCGGCTGGATCGGATGCGCAATATTAGGTTGATAGAGTTTGACGGATGCCATGAGGTTGCCGCCATTCGCCTTGCGCAACGCTCGCTCGATCGCCTTGATCCTTTGGGTCTGCGATCCTCGGGAACGCCGATTTGGCTGCATCTTGAACCAGATCAACTCGCCAAGCTTGAGGCGCTGACCCAGGGTATCTTTGACCGAGAGGGGAATGGCTATGTTGTCTACCGGTTCCGTGATGAATGGTTGGTGCGTCTTTTGTTGGCAATCGGCCCCGGAACGAGTGGTGTCATTCCGGCCTCGGTACTAGCCAGCCTTCGTCACCGCGCATCTGTTATCTTGACGATGGTTGAGGAGTGGGTCTCCTCAACGACGGAGCGGTCCGAGTTGTGACGATGCAGTTGAGGTGGTTTGGTGGCGGTTCAGGAAGGTCGAGGCGGTTCATTGGAGAGAACTGAGGTTGTGCAGGCGATCGCAAGCACGCGACACGGGCTACTCGCGACGATCACTCCAAAGGGGGCAGTGCACACGGTCCTTGTGAATCCCTTTTGGTTAGAAAGCCGAGAATGCATTGCGGTGTTTTCGCGACGGAGGAGCCAAAAGGTGGTCAATCTGGAGAATCGATCAACGGCGACCATCACCTTGATCGAGGGTGCGAAGTACTTTGCCATGCTTGGGGTTGCGACAGTCGTGGATGATGGAGATGAAGTGGAGCGTTGCTTGCCCGCTTTTTACGCTAAGTATCAGCGATTCCCTGCGGAAGCAGCCGACAGAGTCGTGATCTATCTGAACGTCGAACGTACGCTTGGTGGTCTCTCGTTGCGGTGATCGAAAAGCGGGACTTGGTTTTCTTGCTGATCGCGAGCTAAGAATTGGCTGGAGACGACGGGGTGGCTGGAGGCGAGTCATGGTTCTATGCTTACCAGGTATAAACAGTTTACAGTGATTGGTTTTTAGGGTGATTGTGTTTTGATAGCGGGTGATACGGCGCGCGTGACCAGAGGAAGACCATGGAGCTAGTGAAGACAGGGGCAGCGGATGCTACGGCTGGCAGTCCTGCGGGGCATGAGCAGTTGCGTGATGCGGTATCGCTTATCCTCGCCATGATGCCGGTCGTGAGGACGATCAAGGCGCGAGCCGGCAGCTGTCAAGTCCAGGGCGTGTCGATTACCCCTCGCCACATGCAAGTGTTGATGCAAATTCTCTTGGTGGGAGAGGTTACCGTGAGCGAACTGGCAGAACAGCTGAGAATGAGCCTTGCAAGCATCTCTTTGATCGTCTCACAACTGGCCGCAATAGGTCTTTTGGAACGCCATGAGGACCCTCTTGATCACCGACGAACCGTGGTGCATGCAGGCCCAGAGTATGTTCGGTTCGTCACCGAGGTGCTGATCGAACGGTTCCAGCCACTGATCAACGCGCTCGACACCCTTGCCCCCGAGGAACGGAACAACCTCGAGCGCCTCGCACATCTTTTGTCGTCTCACCTTGTTGCAGCGCTCGATGGAATGACGCTCGATGGGTGAGGCGCACCCACGATCAACCGGAATATGGTTTGGGCACTTGCGGTTGGCAAGTATCGCAACATCGTCCACTATGACAGGAGCTTCTTTTGAGTCGGTTTTTTGAGCGCCTCGGTGTTTTTGCGGTCAGGTTCAAGTATGCCATCGTGGTGGTATGGATTGCGGGCCTGATAGCTGCGCTCGCGTTTTTGCCTTCGATTGGCTCGGTGGTGCAAAACAACTTCTCTAACTTCCTGCCAACCAACTCACCGTCGATCAAAGCAGCACAGTTAGCCGATGTGTTTCAAAAGAGCACGGACTCGACGGTTGTCGTTGTCGCGGATAATCCGCACGCCGCACTCACGACAGCCGACACCACGTATCTCAATAGCCTGTCACAGACGTTGAAGTCCGTGCCGAGTGTGGTCAAGTCGAATGTGGCGGCGATCTCGGCCAATGGTAAGGCAGAGCAGATCGAGGTCGTTTCTTCGACCTCACAGTTCAACGATTTGGGCATCAAATCCCTCGTCAACGACCTGCAGGCCAAGCTGCAGAGCAACCCTGCTCCGGCTGATCTTCAGATTCATTTAGCCGGGACGGTGGCGACAGCGGTCGCTCAGGCTGACCAGAATAATTCGAGTGCAAGTGCCACGCAGGGCTTCTCGGTACTGTTCATTCTCGTGCTTCTCTTCATTGTTTTCCGCTCGGTGCTGGCGCCCTTCTTGACTCTTTTGCCTGCGCTCATCGTCACGTTGTTAGCTGGACCGGTGGTGGCCCGGTTGACCTCGGTCCTGCACTATCAGGTCTCTAGCGTCACCCAGCTACTCATGATCGTCCTCGTGTTGGGTGCGGGGACCGACTATGGACTCTTCCTTGTGTTCCGAACCCGGGAAGAGCTCAACCGTGGGCGTTCTCCACAGGAGGCAGTTGAGTTTGCCCTCTCTAAGGTCGGAGAGTCGATTACCTTCTCGGCTCTCACCGTGATCGCAGCGGTCCTTATGCTCATCACCGCTACCTTTGGCTTCTACCGAGGGCTCGGTTATCCCCTCGCTATCGCTGTGTTCTTGATGCTCCTTGCCGGTCTGACCCTTCAGCCTGCACTACTGGCTATCTTTGGTAAGGCTGCGTTCTGGCCACGACGTAAGTCGGAGAAGCGACAGGAGGCCAAGTATGGGCTGTGGGGCAGGATAGCAGGTCGCCTGGTGATGCGCCCGGTGGTCACACTCTTGATTGGAGTTGCCTTTTTCGGTGTTCTTGCCTTCTTCGCCCCGCTGAATCGTCCCTCAGGGTTCGCAAGCAACGCCGCGGCTCCTACTGGCACCAACGCCTATTATGGGAACCAGGACCTTACCCGTTACTTCCCAAAGGCATCCTTTAACCCCACTGAGTTAATCTTTCGTTTCTCCTCTCCAATCTGGAACCATATTGGCACGTTAGAGACCTTGGATACCGATATCTCGCACTCCTCGCTCTTTACACAAGTCGATGGGGCACTCAACCCCGCCGGAGTTGCTCTTCCGGTTGCTCAGCTCCAGCGTCTCCACGCCCTTCTTGGACCCGCATCGACGCTTCCCCAGGTGAGCACCGGTCATCTCGTTCCAGCTGGGGTGTATCAGCTGTACCGGGCGACCGGTAACTATATCAGCAGTAATGGTGACGAGGTGTTGTTTGAGACGACCCTTACGGCGGGATCGCCAGGCCAAAATCCTGCGATCAATGCGGTACCGGCGATTCGGTCTTTCACGACCACGTTGGCCAAGCAAGTCGGGGCAACGAAGTCGGGTGTTGCCGGCGAGGCACCGGCTTCCTACGATGTCTCGTCGGCCTCGAATCACGATCTTGTCCATATTGTTCCGCTCGTGATCTTGATCATCGCTATTTTGTTGGCCCTCGTTCTCCGCTCCGTCGTAGCTCCTGTGTTTCTTGTCGTGAGTGTCGGACTCTCTTTCTTCGCCGCCTTGGGTGTCGCGGTGCTACTCTTTATGAAAATCGGCAGTCACAGCGGTCTGATCTTCATTTTGCCGTTCATGCTCTTCCTCTTCCTGTTAGCACTCGGAGAGGACTACAACATCCTGGTGATGACCCGAATACGGGAGGAGTCTCATCATCACACCATCCGCGAGGCAGTGGTTGCCGCAATCGGTGCAACCGGGCCGGCAGTGACCTCGGCCGGCATGGTGCTCGCAGGCACCTTCCTTGTCCTGGGTCTTGCATCAGCAGGTCAGGCAGAGGTCGAGGAGATCGGGATTTCGCTGGCGTTGGGTATCTTGATGGATACTTTTTTGGTGAGGACGCTCTTAGTTCCCTCAGCGGTGGTGCTGCTCGGTCGTTGGAGCTGGTGGCCTTCGAAGCTTAGCGACGTAGAGCCAGACCCGGATTCGCCACATCGGCACGGCGGTCAACAAACGTCGTCGCTCTCCGCGACAGGGGAGAGCAATCGAGAGCCTGAGGGGCAGCTTACCTAGCGTGCAAGGGAACGTCTTTGCAGAGGTTGACGCCGGTACTAAGGTTGCGACGGTTTGGATCGACAACCCTGAGCGCGTGAACGCGATGTCGATTCAGATGTGGGAACGGTTGGCGGAGGTGCTCGGTGCACTTGCACAGGACCGAGACGTCTGGGTCGTAGCGATCCGAGGGGTGAACGGCAACTTTTGCGCCGGTGCCGATCTGAGTGAGTTTGGCGATCATCGGCAAGGGGCTGATACGTTTGTCTATGACCAACGCACGGAATCCGCGCTCGTCATTCCTCGCCAGATGCCTATGCCAGTCGT
This region includes:
- a CDS encoding MaoC family dehydratase; protein product: MATHFFEDYTIGDEVRYGPIAVDEEEMITFARQWDPQPFHIDAQAAQQSIYGGIIASGWFTCVLAMRELVANYLSPESSLGSPGLDSLQWLAPVRAGDQLWLHCGVVDARPSRTKSDRGIIKTKIEMSLEGESPVLSMIATNFVLRRGHSR
- a CDS encoding glutaredoxin domain-containing protein, which codes for MALVVYGADWCPDCRRSKELLLQTGTAFTWIDTDADEAGKAHIRELQGGEPHIPTIVFEDGSFLVEPTDQELAAKLGVLLPPQQD
- the typA gene encoding translational GTPase TypA, translating into MPNELRNVAIIAHVDHGKTTLVDKLLRQSGAFRENQAIEDRIMDSMDLEREKGITILAKNTSVFFEDYKINLVDTPGHADFGGEVERALFMVDGVLMLVDAAEGPLPQTRFVLRKALERKLPVIVVINKVDRPDSRPSEVLDEILGLFIELGADEDQIEFPVIYASAKQGVAGLAADQLEEDLTPLFRAIIETIPAPLALPDAPLQAQVTNLDASPYLGRLAICRVFAGSLKRGANVTRIHIDGTQTRIRLGELFITHYLERIAVDEVAAGELAIVAGLEDVNIGETIADSEAPSALPPLTIEEPAISMTIGVNTSPLAGKEGKKLTARLISSRLAQETIGNVAIKVVPTERNDTFEVQGRGELALAVLIELMRREGFELTVSKPKALTMLVDGQIFEPFELLEVDVPDEYFGSLTQIVSMRRATLDSMHQMASGWMRASYLIPSRGLLGIRSELLSATRGSAIIHHTFEKWGPVVGEIKPRSQGSLVSDRTGVAMTYALLNLQERGELFVSPQDQVYEGMVIGINARPGDMDVNPTKEKKLTNVRSSTADELVRLVPPIPLTLESALELITDDECVEVTPTQVRVRKVILEGAARAKARRPGQSS
- a CDS encoding cytochrome c oxidase assembly protein, with protein sequence MLGTVTGEAVLRITPPYGGAIVLLLGGLFYYWLIPKIASRLSNSPLHVRLRDAVTPRQHALFLSGLVLLALMESWPSLELARYVSSLAYLTHNMLIELVAVPLLLLGIPHWLFHRLTETPLVDALLELLTSPILTTILYTALFVLSMLAVIVEAQATSLIVYVYLQVAFVVIGALMWIPALRLNPGTRKLSTGGRVLYLFAQSLLPTFPAFVLIFSHHSFYPIFATNIHLIFGVSEVGDQQLAGAIPKLIDFGILWTVAVAIMVRAQKQEDLGADPEPITWLDVEREFKRTQKNTGA
- a CDS encoding WYL domain-containing protein, yielding MASDPLIRLVNLFELLSTTHEPLTQEMITDLVPGFPESPSARARAFERAKASLREIGIPLRTVTLPGRSQVGYQIDAEDIQFDLDLTRAEWAALEAALGCAVFVGQHGRHFETRLGLLYRQAAPIVWGMGELAHLNPDLGRAIAESRRVRFFYRGRERDVFPFGVLMRWGHAYLVADEGGHQKSFRTDRIEPPYLLGPLDEHLRPADLRSALPEHPWLLEVDQRVAVMLVGSPAQLASLGATLVGDAPIMTTEGLVLDAQALVYGRVEVSNVGALLSDLLMESYPVIPVAPAEIRERFVQQVRAVWASLDVGLVAGEVQAMAPRANSRQPSRVNRTLEDRFLAVQGLLSYLRVNGGSATIVNLADVSGLEPSEVVELLETASLAGLPPYSPDVLLDVVVDEEFDLVEVSVDTGLGRSQRIDVVEAMTVLATLEAVTSIMDGEVPELQRASEKLRYAIRGQLLRSGEVANSDDPPEAVALLRRAIAEPECVELDYTDAEGRMSHRHLLAISLFVLAGRWYLYGLSDGQQRHFRLDRMRNIRLIEFDGCHEVAAIRLAQRSLDRLDPLGLRSSGTPIWLHLEPDQLAKLEALTQGIFDREGNGYVVYRFRDEWLVRLLLAIGPGTSGVIPASVLASLRHRASVILTMVEEWVSSTTERSEL
- a CDS encoding pyridoxamine 5'-phosphate oxidase family protein, translating into MAVQEGRGGSLERTEVVQAIASTRHGLLATITPKGAVHTVLVNPFWLESRECIAVFSRRRSQKVVNLENRSTATITLIEGAKYFAMLGVATVVDDGDEVERCLPAFYAKYQRFPAEAADRVVIYLNVERTLGGLSLR
- a CDS encoding MarR family transcriptional regulator produces the protein MELVKTGAADATAGSPAGHEQLRDAVSLILAMMPVVRTIKARAGSCQVQGVSITPRHMQVLMQILLVGEVTVSELAEQLRMSLASISLIVSQLAAIGLLERHEDPLDHRRTVVHAGPEYVRFVTEVLIERFQPLINALDTLAPEERNNLERLAHLLSSHLVAALDGMTLDG
- a CDS encoding MMPL family transporter, coding for MSRFFERLGVFAVRFKYAIVVVWIAGLIAALAFLPSIGSVVQNNFSNFLPTNSPSIKAAQLADVFQKSTDSTVVVVADNPHAALTTADTTYLNSLSQTLKSVPSVVKSNVAAISANGKAEQIEVVSSTSQFNDLGIKSLVNDLQAKLQSNPAPADLQIHLAGTVATAVAQADQNNSSASATQGFSVLFILVLLFIVFRSVLAPFLTLLPALIVTLLAGPVVARLTSVLHYQVSSVTQLLMIVLVLGAGTDYGLFLVFRTREELNRGRSPQEAVEFALSKVGESITFSALTVIAAVLMLITATFGFYRGLGYPLAIAVFLMLLAGLTLQPALLAIFGKAAFWPRRKSEKRQEAKYGLWGRIAGRLVMRPVVTLLIGVAFFGVLAFFAPLNRPSGFASNAAAPTGTNAYYGNQDLTRYFPKASFNPTELIFRFSSPIWNHIGTLETLDTDISHSSLFTQVDGALNPAGVALPVAQLQRLHALLGPASTLPQVSTGHLVPAGVYQLYRATGNYISSNGDEVLFETTLTAGSPGQNPAINAVPAIRSFTTTLAKQVGATKSGVAGEAPASYDVSSASNHDLVHIVPLVILIIAILLALVLRSVVAPVFLVVSVGLSFFAALGVAVLLFMKIGSHSGLIFILPFMLFLFLLALGEDYNILVMTRIREESHHHTIREAVVAAIGATGPAVTSAGMVLAGTFLVLGLASAGQAEVEEIGISLALGILMDTFLVRTLLVPSAVVLLGRWSWWPSKLSDVEPDPDSPHRHGGQQTSSLSATGESNREPEGQLT